The following coding sequences lie in one Candidatus Bathyarchaeia archaeon genomic window:
- the serS gene encoding serine--tRNA ligase yields MRLLRENPDLVKENLRRRGDLEKVSWVDRALELDLQWRELVTQINRLRERRNQLTAIISRLKKEGKDPVEEMREAEGIPSKIGELEERERGLREEIDAILYNLPNLMHESVPLGKDENDNVEIRRWGKIPEFEFKPKDHIDLGLSLGLIDLERAARAAGARFYYLKGDLVRLNQALISFALDFIKEKGFTLIQPPYMLKREAIKGAVALSDFEDVIYKVEGEDLYLIPTSEHALLALHMGEVLSGEELPLKYGGVSPCFRKEAGAHGRDTKGIFRVHQFEKVEQFIFCKPEDSWYWHERLIENAEGIFQALEIPYRVVNICSGELGTVAAKKYDLEVWLPGQGKYREAVSCSNCTSYQAVRSNIKYREKPHEPARYVHTLNSTLLATERALIAILENYQRADGSIGIPKALVPYMGGQSEIRGD; encoded by the coding sequence ATGAGATTGCTCAGGGAGAATCCAGACCTCGTTAAGGAGAACCTCCGCAGGCGTGGGGACCTCGAGAAGGTGAGTTGGGTTGATAGGGCATTGGAGCTGGACCTCCAATGGAGGGAGTTGGTGACCCAGATAAATAGGTTGAGGGAGAGGAGGAACCAGCTCACGGCGATAATCTCGAGGCTGAAGAAGGAGGGGAAGGATCCCGTCGAGGAGATGCGAGAGGCCGAGGGGATACCATCCAAGATAGGGGAATTGGAGGAGCGGGAGAGGGGGCTCAGGGAGGAGATCGACGCGATCCTCTACAACCTCCCGAACCTGATGCATGAATCGGTCCCCTTGGGTAAGGACGAGAACGATAACGTTGAAATAAGGCGCTGGGGCAAGATACCGGAGTTCGAGTTCAAGCCCAAGGACCATATAGACCTTGGGCTTAGCCTTGGGCTGATAGACCTCGAGAGGGCCGCTAGGGCGGCGGGGGCGAGGTTTTATTATTTGAAGGGCGATCTCGTGAGGTTGAACCAAGCCCTGATAAGCTTCGCGTTGGACTTCATCAAGGAGAAGGGCTTCACCCTCATCCAGCCGCCTTATATGCTCAAGAGGGAGGCGATCAAGGGCGCCGTGGCGCTCTCCGACTTCGAGGACGTCATCTATAAGGTCGAGGGGGAGGATTTATATCTAATCCCGACGTCGGAGCACGCCCTTCTGGCCCTTCACATGGGCGAGGTGCTGAGCGGCGAGGAGCTCCCGCTGAAATATGGGGGGGTCAGCCCGTGCTTTAGGAAGGAGGCGGGGGCCCACGGCAGGGACACGAAGGGCATATTCAGGGTCCATCAATTTGAGAAGGTGGAGCAATTCATCTTTTGCAAACCCGAGGACTCTTGGTACTGGCATGAGAGGCTCATCGAGAATGCCGAGGGGATATTCCAAGCCTTAGAGATTCCTTATAGGGTTGTGAACATATGCAGCGGGGAGCTGGGGACAGTCGCCGCCAAGAAGTACGACTTGGAGGTTTGGCTCCCCGGGCAGGGGAAGTATAGGGAGGCGGTTTCCTGTAGCAATTGTACATCCTATCAGGCCGTGAGGTCGAACATAAAATATAGGGAGAAGCCCCATGAGCCGGCGAGGTACGTCCACACTTTGAACAGTACCCTGCTCGCGACTGAGAGGGCCCTCATAGCGATATTGGAGAACTACCAAAGGGCCGATGGCTCTATAGGGATACCAAAGGCCTTGGTGCCCTACATGGGCGGTCAGAGCGAGATAAGAGGGGACTAA